A window of Methylomonas sp. 11b genomic DNA:
GATCTGCGGCTATCAACGCAAACCAACTGTAGTGGATAACGTCGAGACTTTTTTCGCCGCCACGCATATCGCTATTCAAGGCGGGCTATGGTTTGCCGAGGGCGGCACCCCGCAATCGACCGGCACTAAGCTGCTCAGCATCAGCGGCGACTGTGCACGGCCCGGCATTTACGAATACCCTTTCGGCACGACAATCGAGAATATTTTGCGGGACTGCGGCGCGGACGACGTTATGGGCGTGCAAGTGGGCGGACCGTCCGGCACCTTTATTTCCAACCGGGAGCTGCAACGGCGTGTGGCCTTCGAGGACCTGTCCACCGCCGGTTCGTTCATCGTGTTCAACAGTAGCCGCAGTATTTTCGACATCGTCCAGAACTTTACCGATTTCTTTGCCCATGAAAGCTGCGGCTTTTGCACGCCGTGCCGGGTCGGCACCACGCTTTTGAAAAATCAGCTGCAGAAAATTGTCGAAGGCAATGGCGCCGCGGTCGATCTGGAAGAACTCAGCGAGTTATGCCTGATCGTCAAAAACAACAGTCATTGCGGTCTAGGCGACTCCGCCGCCAATCCGATTTTAAGCACCCTGGCCAGCCACCCGGAGCTGTATCTGAATCAATTAAAACAGAGCAGTTTCACACCGGGTTTTGATTTGGACGCGACCCTGGCCGTGGCCCGCCGTATGGCGCAGCGCGACGACGACGACGCGCATTTATCGCAAGTGGAGAATTGAGATGAGCGGCACTCTATGCATCGACGGCATCGCCGTCCCGTTCAGCGACGGCCAAACTATTATCGAAGCAGCCCGCACAGCCGGCGTTTACATTCCTTATCTGTGCCACCGGCCGGGTTACGCCCCTTACGGCAGTTGCAAACTGTGTACGGTGAAAGTCAATGGCCGCACCAATACCGCCTGCACCCTGCCGGCCGCCGACGGCCAAACCGTCATCAGCAACAGCCCTGACCTGCAACACGATCGCCAGCGCATTACCCAGATGCTGTTTGTGGAAGGCAACCATTTCTGTCCATCCTGCGAAAAATCCGGCAATTGCCAGTTGCAGGCCGTGGCCTACCATCAGAACATGCTGGATAACCACTACCCGCATTTTTATGCGCAGCGGGAACTGGACGCCTCACACCCGGATATCTTGATCGACCACGACCGCTGCATTTTCTGCAATCTATGCGTGCGCGCCAGCAAGGAAAAAGACGGCAAAGAGGTATTCGGCATCGCCGGGCGCGGCATCCACAAACGCCTAATCGTCAACTCCCCCAGCGGCAAGCTGAAAGACAGCGATATTAGCGTCAACGACGAGGCCGCCCATGTCTGCCCGACCGGCGCGATCCTGGTCAAACGCAGCGCGTACCTGGCGCCGATCGGCGAACGCATTTACGACCGGCATCCCATCAGCGAAGTGGCCTGCGAAAAGGCGGTTCACAAAACCGGCGCGGCAACTGGCTACCCAAGTTGCGATCAGGCTAAGCTAACTGATCCGACCCGGCAGAATGAAGGGCCCGATTCCCACTACGCGGCAACCATGCCTCCCACGCCGGAGATCAAACATGGCCGCTAAGATTAAAATCGCCACCACCTCGCTGGCCGGTTGTTTCGGTTGCCATATGTCGTTCCTGGATATTGACGAGCGCTTGTTGAGCTTGGCAGACGTCGTCGAATTCGACCGCTCTCCGCTGACCGACATCGAGCACTGCGGTCCGTGTGACATCGGTCTGATCGAAGGCGGGGTTTGCAACTCCGAAAACGTGCACGTGCTGCGCGAGTTTCGCGCTAACTGCAAAATTCTGGTCGCAGTCGGCGCTTGTGCCATCAACGGCGGCCTGCCGGCGCTACGCAACTTTTTCAAACTTGAGGACTGCCTGCTGGAAGCCTACCAAGACGGCATCGGCGTGGACAATCCGCAGATACCCAACGATCCGGAATTGCCTTTATTGCTGGATAAGGTGCGGCCGGTCCACGAGATCGTCAAGATCGATTATTTTATGCCCGGCTGTCCGCCGTCCGCCGATGTGTTTTGGACCTACCTCAGCGCATTGATCGAAGGCCGCGACCCGACTCTACCTTATGCATTAGTCCATTACGACTAATAGGGAACCGCTGTGTACGAATACCTTGAAACCGCCGACCCGGCCTTAGTGGCAGCCGGCAAGTTAAAACGGGTCGCTGTCGACCCGGTTTCCCGCGTCGAAGGCCACGGCAAAGTGACCCTACTGTTGGATGAAGACAATAAAGTCCAGCAAGCCCGGCTGCACATTGTCGAATTTCGCGGCTTCGAAAAATTCATCCAGGGTCGCCCTTACTGGGAACTGCCGGTGATGGTGCAACGCTTGTGCGGCATCTGCCCGGTCAGCCACCATCTGGCGGCTGCCAAGGCCATCGATCAGTTGGTCGGCGTCGATCCTGCTAATCTGCCGCCAGCAGCGGATAAATTACGCCGCTTGCTGCATTTCGGTCAGGTCTTGCAATCCCATGCCTTGCATTTCTTCCACCTCTCCAGCCCG
This region includes:
- a CDS encoding NADP oxidoreductase, translating into MAAKIKIATTSLAGCFGCHMSFLDIDERLLSLADVVEFDRSPLTDIEHCGPCDIGLIEGGVCNSENVHVLREFRANCKILVAVGACAINGGLPALRNFFKLEDCLLEAYQDGIGVDNPQIPNDPELPLLLDKVRPVHEIVKIDYFMPGCPPSADVFWTYLSALIEGRDPTLPYALVHYD